Proteins co-encoded in one Polaromonas vacuolata genomic window:
- a CDS encoding ArnT family glycosyltransferase, whose amino-acid sequence MSTDIDAADKSFFYRWLLLAGLGSLLLRVWIGISFPITGDEAFFYWWGVYPDWGYSDHPPMVGWLIALMRATFGDGILSVRLPVILLPLGVGAALWWGLKGINRQRAAWAVLLFWLAPLNWLNTLITTDTPLIFWSAWSVAALLRAEQRIKMDRATFGLYALSGLFLGAAFLSKYFAVVLGLAYVMYFLLYRRDRLLGFALLVLCALPGPGINIAYNMSHGWANIMFNVYNRNSAEVFEWRKPLLYLLTMAYLITPVCLWLGYKYRKALSSTAKAIPAQRLLACVVLVPLIFFAVLSFKKVIGLHWVLAFYPFGFAWLAFSLPADEFKACTKGLAWFAGLHVLLVAGLYMTSVSDWKNTKLYPQIVRSYKTAEMMAQVQSPGVTLMGEAFTPASIFGFQLRQYMPVFGLGKFHSRQDDQLIDFSFYQGKTIRVITADPPQLDQFKPYFERVEVLKFEQSGVPFYALEGHGFNYPAYREGVLGAIFKNFYGIPSFLPMTGCAFCERYCGKVRCQ is encoded by the coding sequence ATGAGTACTGATATTGACGCTGCTGACAAGTCTTTTTTTTACCGCTGGCTGTTACTCGCTGGTCTTGGCTCTCTATTACTGCGGGTTTGGATTGGCATTAGCTTTCCCATCACTGGCGATGAGGCATTTTTTTACTGGTGGGGCGTGTATCCCGATTGGGGCTATTCGGATCATCCGCCTATGGTTGGCTGGCTGATAGCTTTGATGCGCGCCACGTTTGGCGATGGAATTTTGTCGGTGCGGCTGCCGGTTATTTTGTTGCCACTAGGCGTGGGCGCTGCGCTGTGGTGGGGCTTAAAGGGCATAAACCGTCAGCGTGCGGCTTGGGCTGTACTGCTGTTTTGGCTGGCACCGCTGAATTGGCTCAACACTTTAATTACTACCGACACGCCGCTGATTTTTTGGTCGGCTTGGTCAGTTGCCGCTTTGCTGCGCGCCGAGCAGCGGATCAAAATGGACCGCGCAACTTTTGGCCTATATGCCTTGTCTGGTTTGTTTTTAGGCGCTGCGTTTTTATCTAAGTATTTCGCTGTGGTGCTGGGGCTGGCCTACGTGATGTATTTTTTGCTCTACCGCCGCGATAGGCTTTTAGGTTTTGCGCTTTTGGTGCTGTGCGCACTGCCTGGGCCGGGAATTAATATCGCCTACAACATGTCGCATGGCTGGGCCAACATCATGTTCAATGTCTACAACCGCAATTCAGCCGAGGTGTTTGAGTGGCGTAAACCACTGCTTTATTTGCTCACCATGGCTTACCTAATTACACCCGTCTGTCTTTGGTTGGGCTACAAATACCGCAAGGCCTTAAGTAGCACAGCCAAAGCCATTCCAGCGCAGCGCCTACTCGCTTGTGTGGTGCTAGTGCCCTTGATTTTCTTTGCTGTGCTGTCGTTTAAAAAAGTCATAGGCTTGCATTGGGTGCTGGCGTTTTATCCTTTTGGTTTTGCTTGGTTGGCGTTTTCCTTACCCGCGGATGAATTCAAAGCTTGCACTAAAGGCTTGGCGTGGTTTGCTGGTCTGCATGTGTTGCTAGTGGCGGGCCTGTATATGACCTCGGTGAGCGACTGGAAAAACACCAAGCTGTACCCGCAAATTGTGCGTAGTTATAAGACTGCTGAAATGATGGCTCAGGTGCAAAGTCCGGGCGTGACTCTTATGGGTGAGGCATTTACCCCGGCCTCAATTTTTGGCTTTCAATTGCGCCAATATATGCCAGTGTTTGGGCTTGGAAAATTTCATTCACGCCAAGACGATCAACTGATTGATTTTTCCTTTTATCAGGGCAAGACAATTCGCGTGATCACAGCGGACCCACCACAACTAGATCAGTTCAAGCCGTATTTTGAGCGTGTTGAAGTATTGAAGTTTGAGCAAAGTGGTGTGCCGTTTTATGCATTAGAAGGTCATGGTTTTAACTATCCCGCTTACCGAGAGGGCGTGTTGGGTGCCATCTTTA
- a CDS encoding lysylphosphatidylglycerol synthase transmembrane domain-containing protein, with product MALPEAQPSMPNQPGTLARLPFKKLLLVLGLSASLYALVLLVWGGRGTSSWALLGATLWSWTGLQATALCLLSYILRGLRWRLWMAHYSRRFGWLQGLRLYLAGYAFTPTPGNIGEAVRGLMLTQPLRASQSLAIFGAERLADLLCLLLLCLPVLPWALSTGLLAAAPPWLGVLALVLGLLLLVGLFLLMLFRQRLLQRFDWLRQAWQCLRVRPLLWLGLTLVAWAAQGLAVWLIGRALQVDFSWLTATSFYALAMVVGALSALPAGLGGMEAVLTALLLAYGASAGTALGLTVMVRLLTLWLAVAIGLLTLLYSAAIAKDIRFS from the coding sequence ATGGCCTTGCCTGAGGCTCAGCCTTCCATGCCCAACCAACCCGGAACCTTAGCGCGCCTGCCGTTTAAAAAGCTGCTGCTGGTGTTGGGTCTGTCGGCCAGTTTGTATGCGCTGGTGTTACTCGTTTGGGGCGGGCGCGGCACTTCCTCTTGGGCGCTGTTAGGCGCAACTTTATGGTCTTGGACTGGCCTACAAGCGACCGCTCTGTGCTTGCTGAGTTATATATTGCGCGGCCTGCGTTGGCGCTTGTGGATGGCGCATTACTCTCGCCGTTTTGGTTGGCTGCAAGGCTTGCGTCTGTATTTGGCCGGCTATGCCTTTACACCCACGCCTGGCAATATTGGCGAGGCGGTGCGTGGTTTGATGTTGACCCAGCCGCTGCGTGCATCGCAAAGCTTGGCAATATTTGGTGCCGAGCGTTTGGCTGATTTGCTGTGTCTGCTGTTGCTATGTTTGCCGGTCCTGCCTTGGGCGCTTTCAACTGGCCTGCTGGCTGCAGCACCGCCTTGGCTGGGAGTGTTGGCGCTGGTGTTAGGTCTGTTGCTGCTGGTGGGTTTATTTTTACTCATGCTTTTTCGCCAGCGTTTGCTGCAGCGCTTTGACTGGCTGCGTCAAGCCTGGCAATGCTTGCGCGTGCGACCCTTGCTGTGGCTGGGCTTGACACTAGTGGCTTGGGCCGCGCAAGGCTTGGCGGTGTGGCTAATTGGCCGCGCCTTGCAAGTGGATTTCAGTTGGTTGACGGCCACTAGCTTTTATGCACTGGCCATGGTGGTTGGCGCACTCTCGGCATTACCAGCGGGCTTGGGCGGCATGGAAGCCGTGTTGACGGCTTTGCTGCTGGCCTACGGCGCGTCTGCGGGCACGGCGCTAGGTCTGACGGTTATGGTGCGTTTGCTCACGCTTTGGCTAGCCGTTGCCATTGGTCTTCTGACCCTGCTTTATAGTGCGGCAATCGCAAAGGACATACGATTTTCATGA
- a CDS encoding decaprenyl-phosphate phosphoribosyltransferase, with amino-acid sequence MPNFSFNPRALIRLMRPHQWLKNAFVFAGLVFSQSWQDAPMAIHVLQAFAAFCAISSMVYIMNDWHDRAGDALHPTKRHRPLASGAVSGSSALLLAAALLVIGLLLAASSVMLLSLLGIYVLLNMAYSWRLKQVPVLDVCIIASGFMLRLLAGTVAVGIAPSSSLLLTGMFMALFLGFSKRKAESFQDEASQRAVLAYYPSSLLDVFMSVTMTATLTTYGIFAASAQAQLHHGDRLLYTVPVVIFGMLRYTYQVHRGSGEDVARDLVRDPWILAAGVCWLVIFLSRWF; translated from the coding sequence ATGCCAAACTTTTCTTTTAATCCACGCGCTTTGATACGCTTGATGCGGCCACACCAGTGGCTTAAAAACGCCTTTGTGTTTGCCGGTCTGGTGTTTAGTCAGTCTTGGCAGGACGCACCTATGGCTATTCATGTGCTACAGGCGTTTGCCGCTTTTTGCGCGATTTCCAGCATGGTCTACATCATGAACGACTGGCACGACCGCGCCGGTGATGCACTACACCCAACAAAACGGCATAGGCCGCTAGCGAGTGGTGCGGTATCTGGCTCATCGGCTTTGCTGCTCGCTGCAGCGCTGCTAGTCATAGGACTGCTGCTGGCTGCTAGCAGCGTGATGCTGCTGTCCTTGCTGGGTATTTATGTGCTGCTTAACATGGCCTACTCATGGCGCCTCAAGCAGGTGCCGGTGTTAGATGTTTGCATCATCGCTTCTGGTTTTATGCTCAGACTGTTGGCCGGTACGGTGGCGGTCGGCATTGCGCCTTCGAGTTCGTTGCTGCTAACGGGAATGTTTATGGCGCTGTTTCTGGGCTTTTCTAAGCGTAAGGCGGAGAGCTTTCAGGACGAGGCCAGTCAGCGGGCAGTGCTGGCGTATTACCCGTCTTCCCTGCTCGACGTTTTCATGTCTGTGACCATGACAGCGACGCTCACGACTTACGGTATTTTTGCGGCCAGTGCGCAGGCCCAGCTGCACCATGGCGATCGCCTGCTCTATACCGTGCCGGTGGTGATTTTTGGTATGTTGCGCTACACCTATCAAGTGCACCGCGGCAGTGGTGAAGATGTGGCGCGGGACTTGGTGCGCGACCCTTGGATTTTGGCTGCTGGAGTTTGCTGGCTGGTGATCTTTCTTAGCCGTTGGTTTTGA
- a CDS encoding RNA polymerase sigma factor FliA, whose product MYTPQGKMDRSGTTDLLSLHTPLVRRLALQLLAKLPANVELDDLIQVGMMGLLDAAERYQNDKGATFETYASQRIRGAMLDELRANDWVSRGLRQSSRGVAAAVNAQQQKLGRAPTEGEIAVELKLSLDAYQHLLSEIHGCQLVYYEDYDRSDEETGENSFLDRQHISQSLRQEPLTQLLALGFRKHLIAAIEQMPEREKLLLSLYYEEELNLREIGAVLEVTQSRVCQLHSQAIGRLRASLMQHNPT is encoded by the coding sequence ATGTATACCCCGCAAGGAAAAATGGATCGTTCGGGCACTACCGATTTGCTCAGTCTGCACACGCCACTGGTGCGCCGGTTGGCGCTGCAACTGTTGGCTAAACTGCCGGCCAATGTGGAACTCGATGACTTAATTCAAGTCGGCATGATGGGCTTGTTGGATGCGGCTGAGCGCTATCAAAACGACAAGGGCGCAACCTTTGAAACCTATGCCAGCCAGCGCATACGCGGCGCTATGTTGGATGAATTGCGCGCCAATGACTGGGTCTCACGTGGGCTGCGCCAGTCTTCTCGCGGCGTGGCCGCAGCGGTTAACGCGCAGCAGCAAAAACTCGGCCGTGCGCCAACCGAAGGCGAGATTGCGGTTGAACTCAAACTCTCGCTGGACGCTTACCAGCACCTACTCTCTGAGATCCACGGCTGTCAGTTGGTGTACTACGAAGACTACGACCGCAGCGACGAAGAAACAGGTGAAAACAGCTTTCTGGATAGGCAACACATCAGTCAAAGTTTGCGTCAGGAGCCGCTGACCCAATTGCTGGCACTAGGTTTTCGCAAACACTTAATCGCGGCGATTGAACAAATGCCTGAGCGTGAGAAATTACTGCTCAGTTTGTACTATGAAGAGGAACTTAATTTAAGAGAAATAGGTGCGGTGCTTGAAGTCACACAGTCACGGGTCTGCCAGCTGCATAGCCAGGCAATCGGCCGTCTGCGCGCCAGTCTCATGCAGCACAACCCCACTTAG
- a CDS encoding MinD/ParA family ATP-binding protein, which yields MSALQDQADGLRRLMAKTPDRLIAVLGSGPSAGASSVTRNLAAALSQCGQRVLLLDQHAYRFEASGEGRFTLLDAGLDNRQAQADLIASADCVLVVLEPNPASITNAYARIKKLQYTGAAQKLFVMVNRAGERGAATRILLNLAYTCEHYLQLDVGLAGVVSNDGRVSQAERLNTTAVEAYPDTTVAQDFLAIAALLVKALQSAAIALPTLPALSSAAPVSRQPLAA from the coding sequence GTGAGTGCGCTACAAGACCAGGCCGACGGCCTGCGCCGTCTGATGGCCAAAACGCCAGACCGACTGATCGCCGTGCTCGGCAGCGGACCGTCGGCTGGCGCGAGCAGCGTCACGCGCAATCTTGCCGCCGCACTGTCTCAATGCGGCCAGCGTGTGTTGCTGCTCGATCAGCACGCCTACCGCTTTGAAGCTAGCGGCGAAGGCCGGTTCACGCTGCTCGACGCCGGTCTGGATAATCGTCAAGCACAGGCCGACTTGATCGCTAGCGCCGACTGTGTGTTAGTGGTGTTAGAGCCCAATCCTGCATCAATTACCAATGCTTATGCGCGTATTAAAAAACTGCAATACACCGGTGCAGCGCAAAAACTATTCGTGATGGTGAACCGCGCGGGAGAGCGCGGTGCGGCGACTCGAATTTTGCTGAACTTGGCTTACACCTGTGAGCACTATCTCCAACTCGATGTGGGGCTCGCTGGCGTGGTCAGCAATGATGGCCGTGTCAGTCAGGCTGAGCGCCTAAACACGACTGCGGTTGAGGCTTACCCCGATACCACGGTGGCACAGGACTTTCTTGCCATTGCTGCGCTGCTGGTCAAAGCCTTGCAGTCGGCGGCAATTGCCTTGCCGACTTTGCCCGCTTTGTCGTCTGCAGCGCCGGTTTCGCGCCAGCCTTTGGCGGCCTGA
- the flhF gene encoding flagellar biosynthesis protein FlhF, with protein sequence MKPFDEFSPLNCRVVAASTREALRLVREKLGPDAIVLSNRVTPRGVEIVATLDEQQAMPVLQALSESVPVPVPVPVPVPRVLLSAQTTPEARPEVEVASLPTPAPAPVPVPVPEPLSITSYVPNAATAATAATAERGLSVPLTSLASPPVGDEDENMRLEIHSMRGMIEEQLAGMAWNEQQRRDPVRGRLLRTLLGAGFSVQLARQLLKDLPLGQSYTSGMDYVRSELMRQMPVLENEDELMSQGGVYALTGPTGVGKTTTTAKLAARCVMRFGADKLALVTTDSYRIGAYEQLRIYGQILGVPVYAVKDPADLKRVLADLRDKHMVLIDTVGMSQRDRAVSDQIAMLCSTGRPVKRLLLLNASSHGDTLNEVVNAYRQSADKSLPSDLAGCIFTKVDEATHPGALIDMAIRHQLPVHYISSGQKVPEHLMLADRAALVDSVFQARSQSAFFVPIAATASDDNQADSHAEAAKAGVAQAQAVSQRLREQCQHLIRALTSNAQELSANAAALSGADIGFDESRLLWRKLDDSSFDAAAVRRSLASQARSVVSQNCRSYALAVSAPVSLAIAPTESASALFVTLLLSDQTGQLLAVPGLSLADASNNLNLADLASQIAKPMVQLFARLPADNVLADMHAQQLDWLASCPASLAVMDAGTGKPVTLAKLAKRLCFVAPEPIMYRGKKAWLAVAETTVWLRAADLDDAALEPTTPVTLRCIVRRISDAQSGKPLTHSYMLANAHLNAPAGEIAQWPLWRAAADPYFKLLRQSAAQLDVEQAGQSHDASSAVRSDGEKTLMIAAQSASTVYRLQGESAPWAEPARKSLAQLAGRSTRPDRPVPSACLLEGLEKLFVLLDALETDSLPSADSDLRMTEPGLRNLL encoded by the coding sequence TTGAAACCCTTTGATGAATTTAGCCCGCTGAACTGCCGTGTGGTTGCAGCCTCAACGCGCGAAGCACTGCGCCTGGTGCGCGAAAAACTCGGCCCTGACGCCATCGTGTTGTCTAACCGCGTCACGCCCAGAGGTGTAGAAATCGTTGCCACGCTAGATGAGCAGCAAGCCATGCCGGTGTTGCAAGCTTTGTCTGAATCTGTGCCTGTGCCTGTGCCTGTGCCTGTGCCTGTGCCTAGAGTGCTGCTTAGCGCCCAAACCACGCCAGAAGCTAGGCCAGAGGTTGAGGTTGCTAGCTTGCCAACACCAGCACCAGCACCCGTGCCCGTGCCCGTGCCCGAGCCGCTGTCGATTACTAGCTACGTCCCTAATGCCGCTACTGCTGCTACTGCCGCTACTGCCGAGCGCGGCTTGTCCGTTCCCCTCACGTCCTTAGCTAGCCCTCCCGTTGGCGACGAAGATGAAAATATGCGGCTCGAAATTCACTCCATGCGCGGCATGATTGAAGAGCAGCTCGCAGGCATGGCTTGGAACGAGCAACAAAGGCGCGACCCGGTACGTGGCCGTTTGCTGCGAACTTTGTTGGGTGCTGGCTTTAGCGTTCAGCTGGCGCGCCAGCTGCTCAAGGATTTACCTTTAGGCCAAAGCTATACCAGCGGCATGGACTATGTGCGTTCTGAGCTGATGCGTCAGATGCCAGTGTTGGAAAACGAGGACGAATTGATGAGTCAAGGCGGCGTCTACGCCCTGACCGGCCCCACCGGCGTGGGTAAAACCACCACCACCGCAAAACTTGCCGCCCGCTGCGTGATGCGCTTTGGTGCTGACAAGCTCGCGCTGGTCACCACCGACAGTTATCGGATCGGCGCTTACGAGCAACTGCGTATTTACGGCCAAATACTGGGCGTGCCAGTCTATGCCGTCAAAGACCCGGCCGACCTCAAACGCGTGCTGGCCGACTTGCGCGACAAGCACATGGTGCTAATAGACACGGTAGGCATGAGCCAGCGCGACCGCGCTGTGTCCGATCAAATCGCCATGCTGTGCAGCACGGGCCGACCGGTTAAACGCTTGCTGCTGCTCAATGCATCCAGTCATGGTGACACGCTTAATGAAGTGGTTAATGCTTATCGCCAGAGCGCTGATAAGTCGCTGCCATCGGACTTAGCGGGCTGCATTTTCACCAAGGTCGATGAGGCCACCCACCCCGGGGCGTTAATTGACATGGCCATACGCCATCAGCTGCCGGTGCACTACATTTCTAGCGGCCAGAAAGTGCCAGAGCACTTAATGCTGGCCGATCGCGCAGCACTGGTTGATAGCGTTTTTCAGGCCCGCAGTCAGAGCGCATTTTTCGTCCCGATTGCCGCGACTGCTTCAGACGACAACCAGGCTGATAGCCATGCCGAGGCGGCCAAGGCTGGCGTTGCCCAAGCGCAGGCCGTCAGTCAGCGTTTGCGCGAACAGTGCCAGCATTTAATCCGTGCGCTCACCAGCAATGCACAAGAACTCTCGGCCAACGCAGCGGCTTTGTCCGGCGCCGACATCGGCTTTGACGAATCCCGCTTGCTGTGGCGAAAACTCGACGACAGCAGTTTCGATGCCGCGGCCGTCAGACGTAGCTTGGCCAGTCAAGCGCGCAGCGTGGTCAGCCAAAACTGTCGCAGTTATGCGCTGGCCGTTAGCGCGCCCGTCAGTTTGGCGATAGCGCCAACCGAGTCGGCGAGTGCGCTGTTCGTTACCTTGCTGCTGTCGGATCAGACGGGTCAGTTGTTAGCCGTGCCCGGACTGAGTCTGGCTGATGCCTCAAACAATCTCAATTTGGCCGACTTAGCCAGTCAGATCGCCAAACCCATGGTGCAGTTATTCGCGCGCTTGCCGGCTGACAATGTGCTGGCCGACATGCACGCGCAGCAGCTTGACTGGCTGGCCTCTTGCCCGGCTAGCTTGGCGGTGATGGACGCCGGAACCGGTAAGCCAGTAACGCTAGCCAAACTTGCCAAGCGCCTATGTTTTGTCGCGCCCGAGCCAATCATGTATAGGGGTAAAAAAGCTTGGTTGGCAGTGGCTGAAACCACGGTCTGGTTGCGTGCGGCAGACCTTGACGATGCTGCCTTGGAGCCGACCACACCAGTGACTTTGCGCTGCATTGTCAGGCGCATCAGTGACGCGCAAAGCGGCAAGCCGCTAACCCATAGTTATATGCTGGCGAATGCGCACTTGAATGCGCCAGCCGGCGAAATCGCGCAGTGGCCGCTGTGGCGGGCTGCGGCTGATCCTTACTTCAAACTACTGCGTCAAAGTGCTGCGCAACTCGATGTCGAGCAGGCCGGTCAATCGCACGACGCTAGCAGCGCAGTGCGTAGCGATGGCGAAAAAACCTTAATGATCGCCGCCCAGAGTGCCAGCACGGTTTATCGCCTGCAGGGCGAGTCAGCGCCCTGGGCAGAGCCGGCACGCAAGTCGCTGGCACAACTGGCCGGTCGCAGCACGCGACCAGACCGTCCCGTGCCAAGCGCTTGTTTGCTCGAAGGTTTAGAAAAACTTTTTGTCTTACTCGATGCGCTTGAGACGGATAGTTTGCCCAGCGCTGACAGCGACTTGCGCATGACTGAGCCGGGATTGAGGAATTTGCTGTGA